The Streptomyces cathayae DNA segment CACCACCATTGAAGGACGCGACCATGACGATGTCCGCGGCACCAGTAGGACCACAGCGCTACCAGGAGCGCTATCCGGCGACGTTGGAGGCCGCCGGACAGGCGCGGCGAGACATGACGCTGGCCCTGGAGACCTGGGGCCTGATCGAGCTGGTGGACCTGGCCAGGCAGGTCGTCACGGAGCTGATGGCCAACGCGCTGGAACACACGGACTCGGCCACGGTCGGCGCTTCCATCACCCGCACCGGAGCACGGTCCGCGCGGATCGTCGTCACCGACTCCTGCCGCACCAGACCCACCACGGGCACGCCGTCTCCCGACGACGAGCACGGCCGCGGCCTCCTCCTCGTCGACGCGCTCGCCCACGCCTGGGGCAGTGAACTGGTGCACGGCGGGAAACGGGTGTGGGCCGAACTGCATGTGGACAGCGAGCAGTGAGCACGTCGCCCGTGGCGGAGTTGCCACGCGTCGATCACCTCAGTCCTCGACAGCAGGCGGCCATCGACTGCGCACCGGACTGCAACGCCACCTGTCGCCGTCGGCGCCCTTTGAGGCAAGGCCGGGAAGCTCCTCGCCAGCCCCTTTGGGCGTGGGCGAGATGAGCAGCAGTCCGATGGCTCACCTGGAAATCGGCCTCTGCTTGGATCTCCACATGACGGACTGGTCTCAGCTCCACCACGCCTATGGGACCGCGGAAGACATTCCCGCCCTGCTCGACGCAGTCGGCCCGGACCCTCGGGATCCCGGCTGGGACGCTCTGGCCTCCCGCCTGTACCACCAGGGCGGTGTCTACTCAGCCAGTTACGCCGCCTTGCCGGAACTGGCGGAGAAGGCCCGGCAGTGGTCACTCGCTGAACGGCGCATGCCGCTCTACCTGGCCGGCCAGATCGTGGCCAGTCGCGACATCCGCGACGAGGTCGTGGATCCCTTCGTCACCCATGCTGCCGACATCGCCGAACTGCTGGCGCTGACAGAGGAAGCACTGGGCGACCCCGCCCTCGTCGATGACTCCCTGAACTACGTTCAGCTCCTGTCGACCTTGCTCAGCTTCGAGGGAGTCGAAGGCTGGGGCGAGCACCTCGACCAGGTGAACGGAGAGGAGTACGAGGTCCCCTGCCCGGCCTGCTTCTCGGAGAACTTCATCGTCTTGGGAGAGGGCTGCCGCTACTCCACCGCCGATGAGATGTACTTCAAGCGGCCACCGGCTCACACGATCCCGCTCCAGCCTCAGGACCCGACCACCGCTGACGGACTGCTACCCAGGCTCCACACACGCGCCCTCTCCGATGGGCATCCCGAGGTCGCAGGCAAACTCCCCTACGTGTTCGGCCATGCCCATTGCGTTCACTGCGGTGAACTCTTCAGCGTCCCAGAAGCAATCCTCGCCCGCTGCTAGACCAAGCACTTCCCTCGCCCACCCCCTTCCTGAGCTTGTTCTACAAGGGCTGGCCGACCTCGAAGGTTGGCCGTATCGAGGCTCGCTTCCGGGAGCTCGTTCGGCACAATGATCGTGTGACGAAAAACGAGGACGCCGGAGTACCGTCCAACAGCACAGGGCTTGTTGCAGGCATGCTGATCGGCATCGCAGTCGGGCTCGTGCTCGGGCTGACTGTCTTCGACAACATGGCGATGGGCCTGGTGCTCGGCAGTGGAGCAGGCGGAGTCCTCGGTGTCACTCTCCTCTCGGCACGGCGCTCGCAGCGCCGGTCCTCCTGAGGACTCCACAAGGCTGCTCAGCTTGTTCTTTTAGCCTCCGGCGTCAAACGGCATCTCGGACCGGGTCGCTCACCTGGGCATTTTCCGGACACTGAGGCGGCCTTCGTCTGATCATGTGCTCCGCCCAAGGCGCACGTGATCACGACGAAGGCGTTGTCGCCGGTCGTTCGCCGGCCCGGGGTCGGCTCAGTGGCCGCGTGCGATCCATTCGGCCAGGTGTGGTGCCTCGGCGCCGATCGTGGTGCCGTCGCCGTGTCCGGTGTGGACACGGGTCTCTTCCGGCAGCGTGAACAGCCGGTCGCGGAGGGACCCGATGATGGTGGGGAAGTCGGAGAACGAACGGCCGGTGGCTCCGGGACCGCCCGAGAACAGCGTGTCCCCGGTGAACAGCACCTCGGCTTCGGGCAGGTGCAGGCAGACGGACCCGGGAGAGTGCCCCGGGGTGTGGATCACCTCGAGTGCCGTGCCCGCCACGTCGATGCGCTGCCCGTCGCTCATGTGCTCGAAGGCCTGGCCGGGGTGGGTCATCTCCCACAGTTCCTGGTCACCGGGGTGCAGCAGGACCGGCGCCTGGAGCTCACGGGACAGCTGCGGTGCGACGGTGACGTGGTCGTTGTGACCGTGCGTGCACACGACGGCCACCACGTTCCGGTCTCCCACCGCCTTGATGATCGCTCGCTCGTCGTGCGCCGCGTCGATGATCACGACCTCGTCGTCGTCGCCGACGAGCCAGACGTTGTTGTCGACGTCCCACGTGCCGCCGTCGAGGGCGAAGACGCCGGAGGTGACCACGCGCTCGATCCGCAGGCCGTTCACAGGACCACCACCGAACGCAGCACCTCGCCGGCCTGCATGGTGTGGAAGGCCTTCTCGACCTCGTCGAGCGCGATGCGCTCGGAGACGAACTTCTCCAGCGGCAGCCTGCCCTGCAGGTGCAGGTCGACGAGCATCGGGAAGTCGCGCTCCGGCAGACAGTCGCCGTACCAGGACGACTTCAGGGAGCCGCCGCGGCCGAACACGTCGAGGAGCGGCAGTTCGAGCTTCATCTCCGGCGTGGGCACGCCCACCAGCACGACGGTGCCCGCGAGATCGCGCGCGTAGAACGCCTGCTTCCACGTCTCGGGCCGGCCGACCGCGTCGATGACGACGTCGGCGCCGAAGCCGCCCGTCAGTTCGGCGATCGCGGCGACGACGTCGGCCTCGCCGGCCTTGACCGTGTGGGTGGCGCCCAGGTCGACCGCCCAGTCCAGCTTCTTCTCGTCCCGGTCCACCGCGATGATCTTCGATGCGCCCGCCAGTCGCGCCCCGACGACGGCCGCGTCACCCACGCCGCCGCAGCCGATGACGGCCACCGAGTCCCCGCGGCCCACCCCGCCGGTGTTGACGGCGGCGCCCAGGCCGGCCATGACACCGCAGCCGAGCAGACCCGCGACGGCGGGGTCCACGGACGGATCCACCTTGGTGCACTGTCCGGCGTGCACCAGGGTCTTCTCCGCGAAAGCGCCGATGCCGAGCGCCGGGGTGAGTTCCGTCCCGTCGGTCAGGGTCATTTTCTGACTCGCGTTGAACGTGTCGAAGCAGTACTGGGAGCGCCCGCGCCTGCAGGCCCGGCACCGCCCGCACACGGCACGCCAGTTCAGGACGACGAAGTCGCCGGGCCGCACCGACTCGACGCCTTCGCCGACACTCTCCACGGTGCCGGCGGCCTCGTGTCCGAGGAGGAACGGGAAGTCGTCGTTGATACCGCCTTCGCGGTAGGTCAGATCGGTGTGGCACACGCCGCACGCGGCGACCGCGACGACGACCTCACCCGGTCCCGGATCGGGAATCACGATGTCGGTGAGCTCGACCGGAGCTCCCTTGGAGCGGGCGATCACACCGCGGACCTGCTGTGGCATCTGGGCTGGTTCCTCTGTCAGTCGGTCGTCAGTCGGTCAGAGGGCATGCGCACCGGCGCATGCCCTCCACGACCACGACGTTAGCCCCGGGCCGAGGACGGGCGACCTGTGCGAGAGACCAGGAGAACCTCGACCTTCGGACGGCGGCCGGACCGGCTAGGGTGCGTGGAATGCCCGACACGAAGGAACCGCCGGAGGCGGATGTTCTCGCCCTGCGAGAGGTCATCGAGGGTCCGCTGCACGAGATCGCACGCCGGTTCTCCCGCTTCCTGTCGGACCGGTGGCCGCACACCGCGCTCGTCGTCTTCACCAAGGAGTGCACCGGCCGGCCGCGGAAGGTCGCCGGTGCGACCGAAATGGTCAACAAGGTCACGATCGACGAACTCGAACAGCTGAAGGCCCTCGTCGAGCCCGGCCGGCCGATCGGCACCACGGCGGCGATCGGCGGGGCCGCCCGCACCGTCTGGGCCGTCCGCGACCCGGTCGGCACGCTGCTCGTCCTCGTGCCGCGCGGCTCCCGGAAGCAACTCCCGCGGCCCGCCGCCCTGTCGGCCCTCTTCGGGATCGTCGCGACCTCGATCAGCCAGCAGGTCGCGCAGGCGAGCCCGGACTACCTCGCCGAGTCACGCGCGGCCTCCAGTGAGCGGGCCCGCACCATCACCGAGATGGCGACGGCGCACGAGAGCGCGCTGGTGGCCATCCTGAACACGCTGCGCGCCACCGCACTCGACGATCGCCGTGCCCGCGTGGCCGCGACCGAGTCCGCCTCCGTCGCGCTGGTGGCGTTGCGCTCCGCCCAGAAGTCCGATCTGGCCCTGAGCGAGGAACCGGCCCCGGCCGCGTTCACGAAGCTGCGCAGGGACGTCCGGCACCTGCTCAAACACCACGAAGCGAGCGTCGAGTTCGTGCCGCCGGCCAAGGCGGCGCGTCCGCTGCCCGGAGAAGTCGCCTACGCCGCCCGCGCGATGACCCGGACCGCGGTGCTGGCCCTCACCGCGCAACCGGGTCCGTCACGCCTGCGCGTCGCCTGGACCTGTGACGACACGTCACTGCGGATCGACGTGCGGGAACAGGAATCCGGGAGCGTGGACGTGCACGCGCTGTCACGCCAGCTCGAGGGCCGCGCCCGCACGCTCGGCGCCACGGTCAGCCTCGACGCCGTGCCGGGCTGGGGAAGCCGGGCCGGCATCGTCCTTCCTTTCGACCCGCCGGCCGTCAGGACCGGGGAGACCAGGCTGTCGAGCCTCAAGGCGCGGGAGCAGGAGGTTCTGCACCTTCTCGCGCAGGGCAAGCGGAACAAGGCCATCGCCGACACACTCGGAATCACCGAGAGCACCGTCAAGTTCCACGTCACCGGAGTGCTGAGGAAACTCGAGGTCAGCTCACGGGGCGAGGCCGCGGCGCTGGCCCTGAACGGGCACGAGCAGGGCCCGGTGGCCGGGGGCCGGGAGGGGCGGTGACCGTCGCCGTCGTCCGTTCACGCCGTCGCCACCGCCGACAGGCGGTGGACGTCGCGGGCGGTGCCGGTGACGCCGGAGAGGAAGCCCTGGGCGCGGGGGGAGGCGTTCTCGGTGAGCCAGGCGGGGTCGATGTCACAGACCGCGATGCGCACCTCCGTGCCGGACAGGGCGAGGGGGAGGGTGTGGACGACGGTCGACGGGAAGCTGAGGACGGTGCCGCCGATGGGGCCCCGGCGGGCGATCAGCTCCAGCGGGAGTTCGGGGCGGACGATCTCCAGGCCCGTCTCGACCGCGAGCCGGTGGAGTTTCTCGGTGCTCTCGCGGCGGTGGGCGAAGTAGCGGGTCGCGCCGTGGGTCTTGGCGAGGGAGCGGACGGCCTCCAGGTAGGCGTCGGCGTCCACCACGCCGGTCTCCACCAGGGAGGTGCCCACCATGTCGGCGGTCCGGGTGATGCGGGGCGGGCCGAACCGGGCCCGGGTCCAGGCGAAGGCGTTGGCGCTGACGGTGACTCCGGGCGGGATGTCCGCCACCGGCATCGAGGAGAAGACCTCCACCCGGCGACTGCCGCCCGGGGTGAGCCTGCGCCGGGCGACGCCGGACACCGGGGCGAGGAGCAGGTCCCGGGGGCCGCGCCGGCCGCCCTTGCGGTGCCAGCGCACCAGGCGTTCGCCGCGGGCGAGTTGGCCGACGAACTCCATGGTCGCCGTGCCGTCGTCGACGACGACGAGGTCGCGGGCCCGGGTGATCGTCAGCAGGAGTTGTACGTACCGGGAGAAGGGGTCCCCGAGGAGGACGCGGTCGGCCCGGCGCAGCGGGCCGGCCAGGCCGGCGATGGTCCGGAAGGGTGCGCCGGCTCCGCCGCGCGCCTCCTCCCAGCGGACCACATGGCCCTCCTCGCGGGCCAGTTCGGACATGCGGCGCAACTGGCCGCGGGTCATGGGGTCGACGGGGGACAGCACCACGAGGGTGAGCCCCGCGCCGGGCGCATGCGCGTGCGCCCACTCCAGCACGTTCAGCAGTTGTACCGGGCTCTCGACGAAGGCGAGAGTGTGGGAGCCGGCGTTCCCGGCGCGGGGGCTCATCTACGTACGACCGTTCCCGTCGTCGAGGTGATGGTGGGTGGAGGGAAGGTCAGACGGTCAGCGGCTCGCCGGCGGCCGCGGCGATCTCCGCCTCGGCGACGACGCCGGGGACCCGGCGGAGCTTCTTCATCGGGCCCAGCTCGGACTCGTAGACCTTCTTGACGCCGTCGCCGAGGGAGGCCTCGATGGTGCGGATGTCGCGGACGAGGCGGGTCAGGCCCTGCGGCTCGACGGACGCGGCCTGGTCGGAGCCCCACATGGCGCGGTCCAGGGTGATGTGGCGCTCGATGAAGGTGGCGCCGAGGGCGACCGCGGCCAGGGTGGTCTGCAGGCCGGTCTCGTGGCCGGAGTAGCCGATCGGGACGTTCGGGAACTCCTGCTGGAGGGTGTTGATCATCCGCAGGTTCAGCTCCTCCGCCTTCGCCGGGTAGGTGGAGGTGGAGTGGCAGAGCAGGATGTTCTCGCTGCCCAGGACCTCGACCGCGTGGCGGATCTGCTTCGGGGTGGACATGCCGGTGGAGAGGATGACCGTGCGGCCGGTGGCGCGCAGGGCGCGCAGCAGCTCGTCGTCGGTGAGGGAGGCCGAGGCGACCTTGTGGGCGGGGACGTCGAACTTCTCCAGGAAGGCGACGGCCTCGGTGTCCCACGGGGAGGCGAACCAGTCGATGCCCTTCTTCCTGCAGTAGGCGTCGATCTGGCCGTACTCCTCCTCGCCGAACTCCACGCGGTGGCGGTAGTCGATGTACGTCATCCGGCCCCAGGGGGTGTCGCGCTCGATGTCCCACTGGTCGCGCGGGGTGCAGATCTCGGGCGTGCGCTTCTGGAACTTGACGGCGTCGCAGCCGGCCTCGGCGGCGGCGTCGATCAGCTTGAACGCGTTCTCGATGTCGCCGTTGTGGTTGATGCCGATCTCACCGGTGACGTACACGGGGCGGCCGGGGCCGGCCTCGCGGGTACCGAAGCTGCGGACGCGGGAGTTGGAGTTCACAGTGCTCATGACGGTGTTTCCTTACTTGGGGAGGGAATCGAGAGAAGGGCCGAGGATCCAGCCGGCGATCTCCCGGACGGCGCCGTCGCCACCGGGGAGGGTGGTGACCGCGCGTGCGGCGCCGCGCACGACGTCGTGGGCGCTCGCGACCGCCACGGGCCAGCCCACGAGGGCGAAGCACGGGAGGTCATTGACGTCGTTGCCGACGTAGAGCACGCGCTCGGGCGCGATGCCCTGTTCCTCGCACCACTGCTTCAGGGCGAGGTCCTTGCGGTCGATGCCGTGCAGCACGGGGAGCCTGAGCTTGCGTGCGCGGGCGGCGACGACCGGGTTCTGTTCCGTGGACAGGATCAGCATCTTCAGGCCGCTGCGGCGCAGGGCCGCGATGCCGAGTCCGTCGCCGCGGTGCACGGCGACGATTTCCCGTCCGTCGGCGTCGATCAGCACCCTGTCGTCGGTCTGGGTGCCGTCGAAGTCGAGGACGACCGCGTCGATGTCGTCTGCGGTCGGGAGTGCGCCGGGCCTCTCCGCGTCGAAGAGCGGGGCGAGGGCGCGGGCGCGGGCGAGGTCGTGCGGGTCGTCGATCTCCAGGACCCGCGCGGGGTCGGTGCGGACGAGTTCGGTCCGGCCGAAGAAGCGGTGCCGGTGCTCGCGGAAGCCGGCCGCGTCCATCGCGTAGGCGGCGCCGGTCTCCAGCAGGTCCTGGGGGCGGTCCTGGCGGCGGGGGCGGAACGACTTGTCGTGGTTGACGCCGAAGCCGCCCGTCGCCGGGTCGGTGTCGGTGTCCGGCGTCGCGTCCGTCGCGTCCCGCCAGACGAAACCGTGGAAGGGGGCCACGGTCACCGCCGTGTCGGCGCCCTGTTCGGCGACCGCGCCGGCCACCCCGTCGATGTCCTCGCGGACCAGGAAGGGGCTGGTGCACTGGACGAGCAGGACGACGTCCACCGCGGCGCCGTGCAGGGCCTCGTGGGCGTCCATGGCGTGCAGGACGGCGGCCTCGGAGGTGGCGAGGTCGCCCGCGATGGCGGCGGGGCGCAGCACGATCTCGGCGCCGGCCTGCCGGGCGGCGGCGGCGATGGCCTGGTCGTCGGTGGAGACGACGACGTCCGTGACGTGGCGTGCGGCCCGGCACTCGCGGACGGCGCGGGTCACCAGGGGGACGCCGCCGACCGGCGCGAGGTTCTTCGCGGGCACGCCCTTGGAGCCACCGCGTGCGGGGATCACGGCGAGCACCCGGCGCACCGGCGCTCCGCCCCGGTCCACTTGCGGTTCGTTCATTGGATCTCCTCCGAGTAGACCCCGTCCTTCAGGGCGGGGGTGATTCGGGCCCCTGCGGAGCAGGGCAGGGGAAGACGAATGACCGTCAGGGCGGTTCGTCGTCCGGCAGTCATGGCCTCCAGATGGGCGATAGGTTCCGAATTGCCCGGTCGGCGAGAACCAAGTCGGCCGGGTCTACCGTCGGGCTGGCGGGATGTCAGGTCTGTGGAGCTGGCGTAAGACCGATGGCTGGCACACCAGTCCTCGCCGTTTGTTCGGGTCGGCTGCTGTCGATGAAGCAGAAAGCTCAACCCGTGAGGGTTGAATCCCCCTGCTTCAGCTGGGGGAGATGTCAAGGGATCAGCTCCTCGAGCAGGAAGGGAGGCGGTCACAGTTCGCCCATCCGACGGATCACCGGGGCCACCCGCTGGACGCCGTGCCGGTAGGCGCCGCGTGCCGCGCGGCGCACGATCTGCCGGACCGGTCCGGGCTCCTTGTCGGCGGCGGGGGCGCCGGGCAGCGGGGTGCCGTCCGGGCCGAGGTGGTGGCGGGCGAGCAGGCCGGGCAGGTAGCCGGGCGCGGTGACGGGTGTGTAGTACGGGGCCAGCGGCGGCAGGCCGCCGGGGCGGTCGAGCAGTCCGGCGACGCGTGCGCGGGCGGCGTCGAAGGCGGTGGCGTACGAACCACCGGTCGCGACGCCCTGCCGGGACACCCACTCCTCGTCCGGCACCGGTCGGTGCCCGGCGTCGAGCTGGTCCCAGGAGGCGAGGCAGCCGGAGCCGACGAAGTGGTGGTTGCCGAGCGCCTCGCGCACCCCGAGGTCGGTGAGGACGACGGTCGGGATACGCCGGTGCAGGGACTCCAGGGCGGCCGTGGAGCTGATCGTGACCAGCAGGTCGGTGCGGTCCAGCACCTCGCCCATGTGCCCGTACACCAGGCGGAAGTTGGCCGGCGGGTCGAACCGCTGGGCCAGCTTCTGGTACGGCAGTTCCTCGATGTGCGTGGTGTGCTCGCCCGGCTTGGAGCGCAGCTTGAGCAGCACCTCGCGCTCGGGGTGCCGGCGGGCGTGCTCGATCAGCCGGTTCAGCAGGTAGGTGCGGTCCTTGCGGCTCTCCGGGACGGAGGGCTGGGCGGCGAAGACGACCGTGTAGGGGTCGTGCTCGCCCGTGTGGGCGGCGCCGCCGAGGAAGGGCAGCGCGACCTCGGTCACCGAGCCGGCGTCGGCGCCCACTCCTTCGTACACGGTGCGGAAACGGTCCGCGTCCTGGCGGGAGTTGGCGAGGACGAGGTCGGCGCCGTGGCGCAGCAGCAGGCCGTCGGCGAGCTTCTCGTAGACGACGCCCACGTATCCGGTGACCACGACGGGCCGCTTCGGCCGGCCGGCCGGGCCGTCCTGCCAGACCCGTCCGAGTCCGTGCAGCATCGCCTGGACGCCGCCGCCGACCAGGGCGAGGACCAGGACGTCGTACGGCTCCTCCCGCATGGCGTGCAGGAACTGGACCGCGGTCACCTCGTGGAGGGCGTCCGCCCGGACGCCGACCTCTTCGAGCTGACGGGCTGTGGGAGTCGCACGGCCCCGCAGGAGATAACCGTCCAGCCGGATGTCCGGGTTTTCCGGGTTCCCCGGGTTCCCCGGGGCGATGCGGTTCGCGGTGAGCGCGCCCCATTTCCACCGGGTGTCGGAATCCGCGAGGACGGCGACTCGCAGGGTCTTCGTTGCACTTACTGGCACGACGAAGACGCTAGGAAGCAATTTCCAGCAGCGGCCCAACCGGAATCCAACAAATGGTTAACAGAAGATCGCCGAATGACGAATCGGCCCGCCCGGCGCCCGGAAAAATGTTCGCTTCACCGCTTCGACACGCGTCGTTCACCGCGTATCAAGGTTCGAGTAAAGACGAATGACGGGCCGCCGCCTAACGTCACTGACGTGCCCAAGCTCTCCGTCATCGTGCCGTTCTACAACGTGCGCCCATACGTCCCCGATGCCCTGCGAAGTCTGCGCGCCAACGCGCGGGAGGACTTCGAATTCATTCTCGTCGACGACTGTTCGACCGACGGAACCGCGGATCTCCTCGCGCGCGCGGAGCGTGAACTGCCGGGGGCGGTGCTGGTGAGACACGAACAGAACGGCGGTCTCGCGACCGCCCGCAACACCGGCATCGACCGGGCCCGCGGCGCGTACCTCACCTTCCTGGACGGTGACGACTGGCTGGCGCCCGGCTACTACGCCCGGCTGGTCTCCGCGATCGAGGAACTGGACTGCGACTTCGTCCGCACCGACCACGTGCAGTGCACGGCGCGGGCCCGCACCGTGCAGCGCGTCCCGCACGGCCGGCGCAACGTGCCGCTCGACCCGCGCGACGCGATCCTCCCCGCCCACCGGACCACCTCCGTCGACTACGCCTACGCCTGGGCGGGCGTCTACCACCGCAGGCTCGTCGAACGGGGCCTGCTGCACTTCACCGACGGACTGCGCACCGCCGAGGACCGGCCCTGGATCTGGAAGCTGCACCGGGAGGCGGAGTCCTTCGCGGTGACCAGCCTGCTCGGGGTGTTCTACCGGCGCGGTGTCTCCTCGTCGCTGACCCAGATCGGTGACGCCCGGCAGCTCGACTTCATCCGCGCGTTCGACCAGGTGATCGAGGAGACCGCGCGGGACGCGGATGCGGCGATCCTGCTGCCGAAGGCCGTGCGGACCTACTGCGCCATCATCTCCCACCACCTGGGATCCATCGAGAGGTTCGAGCCGTCCGTGGCCCGGAAACTGAAGGACATGGGCACCGCCGCGCTGCGGCGCATGCCGCAGGACGTGCTCGACGAGGCACTCGACTCGATGGACACCGAGCGCGCCACCCGGCTGCGCCGGCTGCGCCGCCGTCCGGTGCCGGCCTCGGAGGTCGCCGCGTGACCACTCAGATCTTCATGGCGTCGACCCTCTACGGGGCGGCCACCCTCGCCGCCGCCCTGGACTCGGGCTGCTTCGCCCCGGCCGGCCGGCGGATCCTGCTGGTCTCCAACAACGCGACGACGCCCGAGACGACGCCCGCCGTGGACGAGATGCCCGGGTTCGAGCACCTGCGGCCCCGGTTCGACGACGTGCTGTCGTGGAACGAGGCGATCTTCCCGTTCCACCCCGGCGGCTGGGAACCGCGCCCGGACGACGTGCCCCTGTGGGAACGGTATCTGCGCCTCGCCTGGGAGATCGGCGACGACGACGTGGCGCTCGCCGTGGAGTCCCTCCAGGTCAACCCGGCGCTCGGGGTGGCGCAGATCTTCACCGACGCGCCCGTCACCGTCTACGCGGACGGTCTGATGAGTTACGGCCCCACCCGCAACAAGATCGACCCGCTGGTCGGCACCCGGGTGGAGCGGCTGCTCCACCTCGACCTGGTGCCGGGTCTCGAGCCGCTGCTGCTCACCGAGTTCGGGGTGGCACCGGAGGTGGTGCCGACCCCGGCGTTCACCAAGGTGCTGGCCGAACTGGTCGACACCGGCGTCGAGTTGCCCGATGTGACGGAGCCCGCGCTGCTGCTGGGCCAGTACCTCTCCGCGCTGAACATCCTCTCCGCCGAGGAGGAGGAGAACCTGCATGTGCGGATGCTGAAGGGCGCGGTGCACCTCGGTCACCGCCGGGTGGTGTTCAAGCCGCACCCCACGGCCCCGGCTCGCTTCACCCGCACCCTGGAGGAGGAGGCCGAGCGGCTCGGCGTCGACCTCGCGGTGGTGGACACCCCGGTCCTGGCCGAGGTGCTGTACCAGCGGATGCGCCCGGCCCTGGTCGTCGGCTGCTTCTCCACGGCCCTGCTGACCGCGTCCGCCCTGTACGGCCTGCCGGTCGCCCGGGTCGGCACGGACACCCTGCTGGACCGGCTGACGCCCTACGAGAACAGCAACCGGATCCCGGTCACCGTCGTCGACGCGCTGCTGCCGGAGCCGACGGACCCGGCGGCGGTCGCCGGGCGGCGCGGGACCATGACCGCCGACGCGCTCGGCGACCTGGTCCGCGCCGTCGGCTTCACCATGCAGCCGAGGATCCTGCCGGGGCTGCGGCCCGAGGCGGAGCGGTACCTGTCGACGCGGCTGGACGGCGGCACCCGGCGGTACTTCAA contains these protein-coding regions:
- a CDS encoding helix-turn-helix transcriptional regulator, with the protein product MPDTKEPPEADVLALREVIEGPLHEIARRFSRFLSDRWPHTALVVFTKECTGRPRKVAGATEMVNKVTIDELEQLKALVEPGRPIGTTAAIGGAARTVWAVRDPVGTLLVLVPRGSRKQLPRPAALSALFGIVATSISQQVAQASPDYLAESRAASSERARTITEMATAHESALVAILNTLRATALDDRRARVAATESASVALVALRSAQKSDLALSEEPAPAAFTKLRRDVRHLLKHHEASVEFVPPAKAARPLPGEVAYAARAMTRTAVLALTAQPGPSRLRVAWTCDDTSLRIDVREQESGSVDVHALSRQLEGRARTLGATVSLDAVPGWGSRAGIVLPFDPPAVRTGETRLSSLKAREQEVLHLLAQGKRNKAIADTLGITESTVKFHVTGVLRKLEVSSRGEAAALALNGHEQGPVAGGREGR
- a CDS encoding DUF6716 putative glycosyltransferase; this encodes MPVSATKTLRVAVLADSDTRWKWGALTANRIAPGNPGNPENPDIRLDGYLLRGRATPTARQLEEVGVRADALHEVTAVQFLHAMREEPYDVLVLALVGGGVQAMLHGLGRVWQDGPAGRPKRPVVVTGYVGVVYEKLADGLLLRHGADLVLANSRQDADRFRTVYEGVGADAGSVTEVALPFLGGAAHTGEHDPYTVVFAAQPSVPESRKDRTYLLNRLIEHARRHPEREVLLKLRSKPGEHTTHIEELPYQKLAQRFDPPANFRLVYGHMGEVLDRTDLLVTISSTAALESLHRRIPTVVLTDLGVREALGNHHFVGSGCLASWDQLDAGHRPVPDEEWVSRQGVATGGSYATAFDAARARVAGLLDRPGGLPPLAPYYTPVTAPGYLPGLLARHHLGPDGTPLPGAPAADKEPGPVRQIVRRAARGAYRHGVQRVAPVIRRMGEL
- a CDS encoding N-acetylneuraminate synthase family protein, whose product is MNSNSRVRSFGTREAGPGRPVYVTGEIGINHNGDIENAFKLIDAAAEAGCDAVKFQKRTPEICTPRDQWDIERDTPWGRMTYIDYRHRVEFGEEEYGQIDAYCRKKGIDWFASPWDTEAVAFLEKFDVPAHKVASASLTDDELLRALRATGRTVILSTGMSTPKQIRHAVEVLGSENILLCHSTSTYPAKAEELNLRMINTLQQEFPNVPIGYSGHETGLQTTLAAVALGATFIERHITLDRAMWGSDQAASVEPQGLTRLVRDIRTIEASLGDGVKKVYESELGPMKKLRRVPGVVAEAEIAAAAGEPLTV
- a CDS encoding ATP-binding protein produces the protein MTMSAAPVGPQRYQERYPATLEAAGQARRDMTLALETWGLIELVDLARQVVTELMANALEHTDSATVGASITRTGARSARIVVTDSCRTRPTTGTPSPDDEHGRGLLLVDALAHAWGSELVHGGKRVWAELHVDSEQ
- a CDS encoding N-acylneuraminate cytidylyltransferase, which produces MNEPQVDRGGAPVRRVLAVIPARGGSKGVPAKNLAPVGGVPLVTRAVRECRAARHVTDVVVSTDDQAIAAAARQAGAEIVLRPAAIAGDLATSEAAVLHAMDAHEALHGAAVDVVLLVQCTSPFLVREDIDGVAGAVAEQGADTAVTVAPFHGFVWRDATDATPDTDTDPATGGFGVNHDKSFRPRRQDRPQDLLETGAAYAMDAAGFREHRHRFFGRTELVRTDPARVLEIDDPHDLARARALAPLFDAERPGALPTADDIDAVVLDFDGTQTDDRVLIDADGREIVAVHRGDGLGIAALRRSGLKMLILSTEQNPVVAARARKLRLPVLHGIDRKDLALKQWCEEQGIAPERVLYVGNDVNDLPCFALVGWPVAVASAHDVVRGAARAVTTLPGGDGAVREIAGWILGPSLDSLPK
- a CDS encoding S-(hydroxymethyl)mycothiol dehydrogenase, producing the protein MPQQVRGVIARSKGAPVELTDIVIPDPGPGEVVVAVAACGVCHTDLTYREGGINDDFPFLLGHEAAGTVESVGEGVESVRPGDFVVLNWRAVCGRCRACRRGRSQYCFDTFNASQKMTLTDGTELTPALGIGAFAEKTLVHAGQCTKVDPSVDPAVAGLLGCGVMAGLGAAVNTGGVGRGDSVAVIGCGGVGDAAVVGARLAGASKIIAVDRDEKKLDWAVDLGATHTVKAGEADVVAAIAELTGGFGADVVIDAVGRPETWKQAFYARDLAGTVVLVGVPTPEMKLELPLLDVFGRGGSLKSSWYGDCLPERDFPMLVDLHLQGRLPLEKFVSERIALDEVEKAFHTMQAGEVLRSVVVL
- a CDS encoding glycosyltransferase family 2 protein, coding for MPKLSVIVPFYNVRPYVPDALRSLRANAREDFEFILVDDCSTDGTADLLARAERELPGAVLVRHEQNGGLATARNTGIDRARGAYLTFLDGDDWLAPGYYARLVSAIEELDCDFVRTDHVQCTARARTVQRVPHGRRNVPLDPRDAILPAHRTTSVDYAYAWAGVYHRRLVERGLLHFTDGLRTAEDRPWIWKLHREAESFAVTSLLGVFYRRGVSSSLTQIGDARQLDFIRAFDQVIEETARDADAAILLPKAVRTYCAIISHHLGSIERFEPSVARKLKDMGTAALRRMPQDVLDEALDSMDTERATRLRRLRRRPVPASEVAA
- a CDS encoding MBL fold metallo-hydrolase yields the protein MNGLRIERVVTSGVFALDGGTWDVDNNVWLVGDDDEVVIIDAAHDERAIIKAVGDRNVVAVVCTHGHNDHVTVAPQLSRELQAPVLLHPGDQELWEMTHPGQAFEHMSDGQRIDVAGTALEVIHTPGHSPGSVCLHLPEAEVLFTGDTLFSGGPGATGRSFSDFPTIIGSLRDRLFTLPEETRVHTGHGDGTTIGAEAPHLAEWIARGH